acccttagataaatagagacACTTCCACCTAGAAAGCCTCTATTTCATCTTCtttaaaataggattccaaatcgaGGCTGACTTAAAAGAAGATCCCAACAGCATCCCTaaatatttcataggcaaaCTGCCCATTCTACAATGAAGAACATTAGCCAAAGCATCTATATTATTCACTTCCCCAACGGGGACAATTTCGTTTTTCCCTACATTGACCTTCGAACCCGTGAACGCCTGATAACAAGACAACACTAATCTTATAGACAGCAGTTGATCCCTAAAGGCCTCACAAAATAAGATGGTGTCATCCACAAATAATAGATGGGAAATACTCACCCCAGCAGAGTTCACGgctccgacctgaaatccctgaATAAGATTACACTCCTCTGTCTTCTTCAAGAGTCTACTTAAAACCTCcattatcaaaagaaacaacaacGGGGATAGAGGGTCCCCTTGTCTTAACCCACGAGAGCTTCCAAAAAAGCCTTCAGGGGAACCATTTACTAGGACAGAAAAACGGACAGATGAAATGCAAGCTTTAATCCACCCCCTCCATTTCTCTCCAAAACCCATTCGACCCAATAAATAAAACAGGGCCTCCCAGTTCACATGGTCATAAGCTTTTTCAATATCCAGCTTGCAAAGTACACTCGAAATTTTGCTCTTCAACCTGCTATCCAAGCACTCATTTGCAATAAGCACTGAATCCAGAATCTGTCTTCCGCCAACAAACGAATTTTGAGTCTCAGATatgagattatccaaaaccACCCTCATCCTATTAGCCAACACCTTGGACAGCAGCTTATACACACTACCCACTAAACTGATGGGGTGAAAGTCTTTAATGTTAACGGCACCACACTTCTTACGAATTAAAGTGAGGAACGAAGCATTCAAAGACCGTTCAAACATAGAGTGGTGATGGAAATCTTCAAAAAAACCCATTACATCCCTTTCCACGACACTCCAacatttctgaaaaaaaaaatccatggtGAAGCCATTAGAACCAGGGGCTTTATCCCCCTCCATCTCCCTTAGAACCTGGATAACTTCCTCCTTCGAGAACTCCTTCTCTAAGGACTCCCGCTCATCCTCTTCAATACGAGCAAAATATAACCCATCCATAGAAGGACGCCTCACCTCAGTTTCCTTATATAGCCTTTGATAAAAGAGGGCTAACTGAGAGCGCACATCAAGCTCATCCTCGTAAAGGACACCGTCCACCTCGATCCTTTCAATTTGATTAGCATTTCTATGGGAGTTTGCTAATCTATGAAAAAATCGAGTATTATTATCTCCCTCCTTCACAAACAAGGCCCGAGACTTTTGCCTCCAAGAAGTCTCCTCAAGAGAAGCCAGCTGTTCTATATCTCCTTTAAGTTGAAGGCGCTAAATCTGATCCTCATCTGAAAGACCCACTAGCTCCTCTCTCACATCTAACCACATCAGCTCAGTCAGCTTGTTCTTCTTTCTAAAAGCCAAATCAGTAAACTTCTCCCTGTTCCACTTTTTTAAGTTTGCTTTTAAAGCCTTCAATTTTTGCGCCAAGAAGAAACTTGGAGAACCCTCAAAACTGTAACCATCCCACCATTGCTTAACTCTATCAACAAAGCCCTCAGTTTttaaccacatgttctcaaATTTAAAGGCACTTCGACCACGCCGAACAACACCAGCTTCCAACAGAAGAGGGCAGTTGTCTGAAAGAATACGAGGAAGCATCCGTTGGGATACATTCTCAAAGTGCTCCTCCCACTCAAGAGAAACCAAAGCCTTGTCAATTCTTGACATAGAGGGAAGACCAGAATCTCTAAACCAAGTGAAGGAGGCCCCCTCTAAAGGTAAATCAACTAAAGAATTATTCTCTATAAAATCTGAGAATGCGAACAAAGTAGGGCTAAAATACTCACAGCCAAGTCTCTCATTTGGGtacctaataatattaaaatcacTTACTAGACACCATGCCATGGGCCACCTAGTGCGCACCTATGACAGTTCCTCCCACAAAGTAGGCCGCTGTCCATTGTCATTAGGGCCATACACACCTGTACAAGCCCAGAAAAAATCATCCACCAATCCTCTCAATAATACACTGACAGAAAATTAAGCAACAATAACGTCCAACTTCTCAAAAACCCTCTTGTCCCAA
The sequence above is drawn from the Castanea sativa cultivar Marrone di Chiusa Pesio chromosome 5, ASM4071231v1 genome and encodes:
- the LOC142635093 gene encoding uncharacterized protein LOC142635093, which translates into the protein MAWCLVSDFNIIRYPNERLGCEYFSPTLFAFSDFIENNSLVDLPLEGASFTWFRDSGLPSMSRIDKALVSLEWEEHFENVSQRMLPRILSDNCPLLLEAGVVRRGRSAFKFENMWLKTEGFVDRVKQWWDGYSFEGSPSFFLAQKLKALKANLKKWNREKFTDLAFRKKNKLTELMWLDVREELVGLSDEDQI